In Rhodanobacter denitrificans, a single window of DNA contains:
- a CDS encoding sugar 3,4-ketoisomerase: MEIQRIQLHKHGDSRGMLVALEQDGDVPFAIRRVYYIFATKNGVHRGRHAHRHLSQLAVAVRGAVTFLLDDGSGATEIVLDDPAQGLLLGSMVWRELYDFSDDCVLMVLADHPFDPDDYITDYDQFLREVNGAMQLEGATACQGR, encoded by the coding sequence ATGGAAATCCAACGCATCCAGTTGCACAAACATGGCGACAGCCGCGGCATGCTCGTCGCGCTGGAACAGGACGGCGACGTGCCCTTCGCGATCCGGCGCGTGTACTACATCTTCGCCACGAAGAACGGCGTGCATCGCGGCCGGCACGCGCACCGCCATCTCAGCCAGCTGGCGGTGGCGGTGCGCGGAGCGGTCACTTTCCTGCTGGATGACGGCAGTGGCGCGACGGAGATCGTGCTCGACGATCCGGCCCAGGGCCTGCTGCTCGGCAGCATGGTGTGGCGGGAGCTCTACGACTTCAGCGACGACTGCGTGCTGATGGTGCTGGCCGACCACCCGTTTGATCCGGACGACTACATCACCGACTACGACCAGTTCCTGCGCGAGGTGAACGGCGCCATGCAACTGGAGGGTGCGACGGCATGTCAAGGCCGCTAG
- a CDS encoding acetyltransferase, with amino-acid sequence MSRPLVLIGAGEFAQIACEYFEHDSDYDVAAFGVERAYLTQPRLAGHPVVACETLETDYPPGEVEVFVAIPASQLNRLRTRLYQELKRRGYRFATYVSTRAFVWRNAEVGENSFIFEGNVIQPFVRIGNNCILWSGNHVGHRTVVHDNVFIASHAVVSGYCEIGAGSFVGVNTTFNDHVKVAPDNVIGSGALVTRDTEPGRIYVGSPARAVPDKSSFDVKL; translated from the coding sequence ATGTCAAGGCCGCTAGTCCTGATCGGCGCCGGCGAGTTCGCGCAGATCGCCTGCGAGTACTTCGAGCACGACAGCGACTACGACGTGGCGGCCTTCGGCGTCGAACGCGCCTATCTGACGCAGCCGCGGCTGGCGGGCCATCCCGTGGTGGCCTGCGAAACGCTGGAGACGGACTACCCGCCGGGCGAGGTGGAGGTGTTTGTCGCGATCCCCGCCAGCCAGCTCAACCGGCTGCGCACGCGCCTTTACCAGGAGCTGAAACGCCGGGGCTACCGCTTCGCCACCTATGTCAGCACGCGCGCGTTCGTGTGGCGCAATGCCGAAGTGGGCGAGAACAGCTTCATCTTCGAAGGCAACGTGATCCAGCCTTTCGTGCGCATCGGCAACAACTGCATCCTGTGGAGCGGCAACCACGTGGGGCACCGCACGGTCGTGCACGACAACGTGTTCATCGCCTCGCACGCGGTCGTTTCGGGCTACTGCGAGATCGGCGCCGGCAGCTTCGTCGGCGTGAACACCACCTTCAACGACCATGTGAAGGTGGCGCCCGACAACGTGATCGGCTCCGGCGCGCTGGTGACGCGCGATACCGAACCGGGCCGGATCTACGTCGGCTCGCCGGCGCGCGCCGTGCCGGACAAGTCCAGCTTCGACGTGAAGCTTTGA
- a CDS encoding GNAT family N-acetyltransferase, producing MPAVRRYVPADADAWDALVERSRNGNLLHRRGYMDYHADRFVDCSLVVEQHGRIVAVFPADIRDKLVTSHGGLTYAGLISGQALRADATLAVFGQMADAYRALGAQRIVYKAVPHVFHAYPAEEDLYALQRMGARLTRRDLSSVIALQEPFQFTEPRRRAVRKAGRAGISLHVGTDPASFHALLSEVLRQHHVAPTHSLQELRLLQARFPRQIVLHEARREGVLLAGALIYDLGRVVHTQYLAAAEEGRRLDALSFLLAGLIGSTYADRRYFSFGISTEQAGAVLNSGLVTQKEYFGARGIVHDCYEWPL from the coding sequence ATGCCCGCGGTTAGGCGCTACGTTCCCGCCGATGCCGACGCCTGGGACGCCCTGGTCGAGCGCTCCAGGAACGGCAACCTGCTGCACCGGCGCGGCTACATGGATTACCACGCCGATCGCTTCGTCGACTGCTCGCTGGTCGTCGAGCAGCATGGCCGGATCGTGGCGGTGTTCCCGGCGGATATCCGCGACAAGCTGGTGACCAGTCATGGCGGGCTCACCTACGCCGGACTGATCAGCGGCCAGGCCCTGCGTGCCGACGCGACGCTCGCCGTGTTCGGACAGATGGCCGATGCCTACCGTGCGCTGGGCGCGCAGCGCATCGTCTACAAGGCGGTGCCGCACGTGTTCCATGCGTACCCGGCCGAGGAGGATCTTTACGCGCTGCAGCGCATGGGTGCCCGGCTGACGCGTCGCGACCTGTCCTCGGTGATTGCGCTGCAGGAACCGTTCCAGTTCACCGAACCGCGCCGGCGCGCGGTCAGGAAGGCGGGGCGGGCAGGCATCAGCCTGCACGTCGGCACCGATCCGGCGTCGTTCCACGCGCTGCTGTCGGAGGTGCTGCGCCAGCATCACGTCGCGCCTACCCACAGCCTGCAGGAGCTGCGCCTGCTGCAGGCACGCTTCCCGCGGCAGATCGTGCTGCACGAGGCGCGCCGGGAGGGTGTCCTGCTGGCGGGCGCCCTCATCTACGATCTCGGCCGGGTGGTGCATACCCAGTACCTGGCCGCTGCGGAGGAGGGGCGCCGGCTGGATGCGCTGAGCTTCCTGCTCGCCGGGCTGATCGGCAGCACGTATGCGGACCGGCGCTACTTCTCCTTCGGCATTTCCACCGAACAGGCCGGGGCGGTGCTCAACAGCGGGCTGGTGACGCAGAAGGAATACTTCGGCGCGCGCGGCATCGTGCACGATTGCTACGAGTGGCCGCTGTGA
- a CDS encoding DegT/DnrJ/EryC1/StrS family aminotransferase: protein MGPDVMKNAPVEAAPGDVPFLSLREVNARYADELKAAAARVIDSGWYVLGDELVAFEREFAGWCGVRHAVGVGNGLDALSLILRGYKELGVLGEGDEVVVPGNTFIASFLAISENRLVPLPVEPDAATFNLDPACVEAAIGSRTRAIMAVHLYGQLADMPALAALARRRGLLLIEDAAQAHGALRDGRRAGTFGDAAAFSFFPAKNLGALGDGGAVVTGDVALARRVAALRNYGSEVKYRHLCQGLNSRLDEMQAAMLRVKLKYLDADVAWRRRVAHRYRDGIRHPRIKLPGAVREEQHAWHLFVVRCAERDALQRHLRAHGIQAQVHYPVPAHRQPAYPALRSARLPLTERLCDEVLSLPLGPTLGDDGVARVIDACNAFGGGA, encoded by the coding sequence ATGGGTCCCGACGTGATGAAGAACGCACCGGTGGAAGCCGCCCCGGGTGACGTCCCGTTCCTGAGCCTCCGGGAAGTCAATGCGCGTTACGCCGACGAGCTGAAGGCTGCCGCGGCACGCGTCATCGATTCGGGCTGGTATGTGCTCGGCGACGAGCTCGTCGCCTTCGAGCGGGAGTTCGCCGGCTGGTGCGGCGTGCGCCATGCCGTGGGCGTGGGCAACGGCCTGGATGCGCTGTCGCTGATCCTGCGCGGCTACAAGGAACTCGGCGTTCTCGGCGAGGGCGACGAGGTCGTGGTGCCCGGCAACACGTTCATCGCCAGCTTCCTGGCGATCAGCGAGAACCGGTTGGTGCCGCTGCCGGTGGAGCCCGATGCGGCGACGTTCAACCTCGATCCGGCCTGCGTGGAGGCGGCGATCGGATCGCGCACGCGCGCGATCATGGCGGTGCATCTGTATGGCCAGCTGGCCGACATGCCGGCGCTGGCGGCGCTGGCCCGGCGGCGCGGCTTGCTGCTGATCGAAGACGCGGCGCAGGCGCACGGCGCGCTGCGCGACGGGCGCAGGGCCGGCACGTTCGGCGACGCGGCGGCCTTCAGTTTCTTCCCGGCCAAGAACCTCGGCGCGCTGGGCGACGGCGGCGCGGTGGTGACCGGCGACGTGGCGCTGGCGCGGCGGGTCGCGGCGCTGCGCAACTACGGTTCCGAGGTGAAGTACCGCCACCTCTGCCAGGGGCTGAATTCGCGGCTCGACGAGATGCAGGCGGCGATGCTGCGGGTGAAGCTGAAGTATCTCGATGCGGACGTGGCCTGGCGCCGCCGGGTGGCGCATCGCTATCGTGACGGCATCCGCCACCCGCGGATCAAGTTGCCCGGCGCGGTGCGCGAGGAACAGCACGCCTGGCACCTGTTCGTGGTGCGCTGCGCCGAGCGCGATGCGCTGCAGCGGCACCTGCGCGCACACGGCATCCAGGCCCAGGTACATTACCCGGTGCCGGCGCATCGGCAGCCCGCGTATCCCGCATTGCGCAGTGCCCGCCTGCCGCTGACCGAGCGACTGTGCGACGAGGTGTTGAGCCTGCCGCTGGGGCCGACCCTGGGCGATGACGGCGTGGCGCGGGTGATCGATGCCTGCAACGCGTTCGGAGGCGGGGCATGA
- a CDS encoding O-antigen translocase — translation MNIVRAGFYTSLATAARLLAGLVAIKLVAWFAGPEGVGRLGQFMSLMSLLAVLAGGGISAAIVKYVAEYRDDPPRLSRLLSAALCYAFCASCLMGGAALLLSRQLAAWLLGDPGYAGLIRVLAVAQLGIALLNYILAVVNGFMDVRRLAFIQAGGALVGIVMMIWLARWLHLYGALLALVLGQLLWLAIALPAWWRSSYFRRRMLRLHYDREMTLRLATFSVMTLASALLPPLVNIAVRDHLALQFGWERVGYWQAVSKVSDAYLLFFTAAINIYYLPKLASTHGREALLAELRSAGRHVLPAVIVLAAMVYALRGWVTWLLFTPEFAAANALYGPQLVGDVIKVASFVLSYLMLAKAMTALFVVSECVFAASYLALVWVFAARYGLVGAMYAFALNYLLYLAFNLLVARRYLGGLRR, via the coding sequence ATGAACATCGTGCGCGCCGGTTTCTACACCAGCCTCGCGACCGCCGCGCGGCTGCTCGCCGGGCTGGTGGCGATCAAGCTGGTGGCGTGGTTCGCTGGCCCCGAGGGCGTCGGCCGGCTCGGCCAGTTCATGAGCCTGATGTCGCTGCTGGCGGTGCTCGCCGGCGGCGGCATCAGCGCGGCCATCGTCAAGTATGTCGCCGAGTACCGCGACGATCCGCCCCGGCTGTCGCGCCTGCTGTCCGCCGCGCTGTGCTACGCGTTCTGCGCCTCCTGCCTGATGGGCGGCGCGGCGCTGCTGCTCAGCCGGCAGCTCGCCGCGTGGCTGCTGGGCGACCCGGGCTATGCCGGCCTGATCCGCGTGCTCGCCGTCGCGCAGCTCGGCATCGCGCTGCTCAACTACATCCTCGCGGTGGTCAACGGCTTCATGGACGTGCGCCGGCTGGCCTTCATCCAGGCGGGCGGGGCGCTGGTCGGCATCGTGATGATGATCTGGCTGGCGCGCTGGCTGCATCTGTATGGCGCGCTGCTGGCGCTGGTGCTGGGCCAGCTGCTGTGGCTGGCGATCGCCTTGCCGGCGTGGTGGCGCAGCTCGTACTTCCGCCGCCGCATGCTGCGGCTGCACTACGACCGCGAGATGACCTTGCGGCTGGCGACGTTCTCGGTGATGACCCTCGCCTCCGCCCTGCTGCCGCCGCTGGTCAACATCGCCGTGCGCGACCATCTCGCGCTGCAGTTCGGCTGGGAACGGGTCGGCTACTGGCAGGCGGTCAGCAAGGTGTCGGACGCCTATCTGCTGTTCTTCACCGCGGCCATCAACATCTACTACCTGCCCAAGCTGGCCTCGACGCACGGCCGCGAGGCGCTGCTGGCCGAGCTGCGCAGCGCCGGCCGCCACGTCCTGCCGGCGGTCATCGTGCTGGCGGCCATGGTGTATGCGCTGCGCGGATGGGTGACCTGGCTGCTGTTCACGCCGGAGTTCGCCGCCGCCAACGCGCTGTACGGCCCGCAACTGGTCGGCGACGTCATCAAGGTCGCCTCCTTCGTCCTTTCCTACCTGATGCTGGCCAAGGCGATGACGGCGCTGTTCGTCGTCTCCGAATGCGTGTTCGCGGCCAGCTACCTCGCGCTGGTCTGGGTGTTTGCCGCGCGCTACGGCCTGGTCGGCGCGATGTACGCCTTCGCGCTCAACTACCTGCTGTATCTCGCCTTCAACCTGCTGGTTGCCCGGCGTTACCTGGGAGGGCTGCGACGATGA
- a CDS encoding glycosyltransferase — translation MSGDVPANTAALPLVSVLIPAFNHERFVRRCLDSVLQDPYPAKELIVIDDGSTDRTAERIADWVATHCMDIPIEYVHRDNRGIAATLNELAARANGEFLRPGASDDYLLPGGLDAQVRYLLAHPDKGAVIGDSVVVDQDGNRLHDSGMGLLRGGSKSLYSSDDGIRRAIISHWAIGGPVALMRRSALDTVDRWSEGLRIEDWDLFLRLAARDALGFIDVSVCAYRIHGANLSRTRHTATRIGNLAESRQVALRRACLFDEPYRTLLRAQAHHIGAKIAFLQGQPWSLARHLLAWSWLRLLSKLRPSSGRHGVEAA, via the coding sequence ATGAGCGGCGACGTACCGGCGAACACGGCGGCGCTGCCGCTGGTGTCCGTGCTGATTCCCGCGTTCAACCACGAGCGTTTCGTGCGGCGCTGCCTGGACAGCGTGCTGCAGGATCCGTACCCGGCCAAGGAGCTCATCGTCATCGACGACGGCTCGACCGATCGCACCGCCGAACGGATCGCCGACTGGGTCGCGACGCATTGCATGGATATCCCGATCGAGTACGTGCATCGGGACAACCGCGGCATCGCGGCGACGCTGAACGAACTGGCGGCGCGCGCGAACGGCGAGTTTCTGCGCCCCGGCGCCAGCGACGACTACCTGCTGCCGGGCGGTCTCGATGCCCAGGTGCGCTACCTGCTGGCGCATCCGGACAAGGGCGCGGTGATCGGCGATTCGGTCGTCGTCGACCAGGACGGCAACCGGCTGCACGACAGCGGCATGGGCCTGCTTCGCGGCGGCAGCAAGAGCCTGTACAGCTCCGACGACGGCATCCGCCGCGCGATCATCAGCCACTGGGCCATCGGCGGGCCGGTGGCCTTGATGCGGCGGAGCGCGCTGGACACCGTCGACCGCTGGAGCGAAGGCCTGCGCATCGAGGACTGGGATCTGTTCCTGCGCCTGGCGGCCCGCGACGCGCTCGGCTTCATCGACGTCAGCGTCTGCGCCTACCGCATCCACGGCGCCAACCTGAGCCGGACGCGGCACACCGCCACGCGGATCGGCAACCTCGCCGAGTCGCGCCAGGTGGCGCTGCGCCGGGCGTGCCTGTTCGACGAGCCGTACCGGACCCTGCTGCGGGCGCAGGCGCACCACATCGGCGCCAAGATCGCGTTCCTGCAGGGACAGCCATGGTCGCTGGCGCGGCATCTGCTCGCCTGGTCGTGGCTGCGACTGCTGTCGAAGCTGCGGCCTTCATCCGGACGTCATGGCGTGGAGGCGGCATGA
- a CDS encoding Wzz/FepE/Etk N-terminal domain-containing protein, translated as MEQDEIYLIDLWRIFTRGWIWFAGVLILTLAGTYAFAHLVKRQWQATAWIQIAQVGQVPPGQDPKVEPLLRVIERLELVPFENEILEGAGHARDSSVARLYRKSLKLEPMPYAGPLVRLTVRAYSREQAAELATATVARLAAVHRRQEEAPLQAARARLARIEADLQVAEGDLARYQRAAAPGSRDAQGALLASLLLANKNEEIRGLRQARMDLMERLGPSYTYATSMMWPVYVPDKQAFPNPELTWGIGLLLGLLLGACAAVARAGRRQGA; from the coding sequence ATGGAACAAGACGAAATCTACCTGATCGACCTCTGGCGGATCTTCACCCGCGGCTGGATCTGGTTCGCGGGCGTGCTGATCCTGACCCTGGCCGGCACCTATGCCTTCGCGCACCTGGTGAAGCGCCAGTGGCAGGCGACCGCGTGGATCCAGATCGCCCAGGTCGGGCAGGTGCCGCCGGGCCAGGATCCGAAGGTCGAGCCGCTGTTGCGCGTGATCGAGCGGCTGGAGCTGGTGCCGTTCGAGAACGAGATCCTGGAAGGCGCCGGCCATGCGCGCGATTCGTCCGTGGCAAGGCTTTATCGCAAGAGCCTGAAGCTGGAGCCGATGCCCTATGCCGGCCCGCTGGTCCGCCTGACAGTGCGGGCCTATTCCCGCGAGCAGGCGGCCGAACTGGCCACGGCGACGGTGGCCCGGTTGGCCGCGGTCCACCGGCGCCAGGAAGAAGCGCCGCTGCAGGCGGCGCGCGCGCGACTCGCCCGCATCGAGGCCGACCTGCAGGTCGCCGAGGGCGACCTGGCCCGCTATCAACGGGCGGCCGCACCGGGCAGCAGGGATGCGCAGGGTGCGCTGCTGGCCAGCCTGCTGCTGGCGAACAAGAACGAGGAGATCCGCGGCTTGCGGCAGGCGCGGATGGATCTCATGGAACGTCTCGGCCCGAGCTACACCTATGCGACGTCGATGATGTGGCCGGTCTACGTGCCCGACAAGCAGGCCTTCCCGAATCCCGAACTGACCTGGGGCATCGGCCTGCTGCTGGGCTTGCTGCTGGGCGCATGCGCGGCCGTGGCGAGGGCCGGTCGACGGCAGGGGGCCTGA
- a CDS encoding class I SAM-dependent methyltransferase, with translation MRGLHKLRPGHRAVPAGSARQHPRHSPPDEAQLLDTQRAFDSVAADYDGPRGNNELIQRMRLILWDTVHSVVPPGARLLDLGCGTGIDALEFARRGFHVVATDWSPLMVERTRARAAAAAMQSRVTVAHLGIQQLARLDDEFDGIYSNFGPLNCVPDLGAVATECARLLRPGGSLVFSVMGRICPWELGHYALRGRFKRAGVRAARGATAVGMNRHTIWTCYYLPREFYRAFSGQFSLQGYRALGLFLPPPYLVDYYRRRRRWCERLGRLDDRLGALPLLRDMGDHFLIVLRRR, from the coding sequence ATGCGTGGACTGCACAAGCTGCGCCCCGGGCACCGCGCCGTGCCCGCCGGAAGCGCCCGCCAGCACCCGCGGCACTCGCCGCCGGACGAGGCACAGCTGCTCGACACGCAGCGCGCGTTCGACAGCGTCGCCGCCGACTACGACGGACCCCGCGGCAACAACGAGCTGATCCAGCGCATGCGACTGATCCTGTGGGATACCGTGCACAGCGTCGTGCCGCCTGGCGCGCGCCTGCTGGACCTGGGCTGCGGCACCGGCATCGACGCGCTGGAGTTTGCGCGGCGCGGCTTCCATGTCGTCGCCACCGACTGGTCGCCGCTGATGGTCGAACGCACGCGGGCGCGGGCGGCGGCCGCGGCCATGCAGTCGCGCGTGACGGTCGCGCACCTCGGCATCCAGCAACTGGCCCGGCTCGACGACGAGTTTGACGGCATCTATTCGAACTTCGGTCCGCTGAACTGCGTGCCGGACCTCGGCGCCGTCGCCACCGAATGCGCGCGCCTGCTGCGCCCCGGCGGCAGCCTGGTGTTCTCGGTGATGGGCCGGATCTGTCCGTGGGAGCTGGGGCACTACGCCCTGCGCGGCCGCTTCAAGCGCGCCGGCGTGCGCGCCGCGCGTGGCGCGACGGCGGTGGGCATGAACCGCCACACGATCTGGACCTGCTACTACCTGCCGCGCGAGTTCTACCGTGCCTTCAGCGGGCAGTTCTCGCTGCAGGGCTATCGCGCGCTGGGCCTGTTCCTGCCGCCGCCCTACCTGGTGGACTACTACCGCCGCCGGCGCCGCTGGTGCGAGCGCCTCGGCCGGCTCGACGATCGCCTGGGCGCGCTGCCGCTGCTGCGCGACATGGGCGACCATTTCCTGATCGTGCTGCGACGGCGCTGA
- a CDS encoding amidohydrolase family protein gives MDVLQAAMDVSLCRAVSVTPAGRSRMPLPIRGGRIGASLAARAYRLDLHDHLLFPGLINAHEHLHVNTVPPLPARAPFPNSYAWIAAFRAHFEEPAVIAALRVPKALRLRHGALKNLLAGTTCVAHHDPWHPALDEPDFPVAVLRDYGWSYALGWPDYGPPAQSSFAATPVDRPWLIHLAEGTDAIAQAELARLDEMGCLAANSVLIHGVGLREHDVDRVIERGAAVVWCPTSNRNLLGRSLDPRRLCAAGRLALGSDSRLSGARDLLDEMRGIVARGELGAGPLLDLVTSQAARILRLPSGGSLAPGALADLVIVEDRGGDERCGLVGIERSRIRAVVRHGVPRIADPDFAEWFDVAGMDAVPVTLDGRPKLLARPLADPALVALEPGLELAAAHRAHDLAMEAGQS, from the coding sequence ATGGACGTCCTGCAGGCCGCGATGGATGTCAGCTTGTGCCGGGCCGTCTCGGTCACGCCCGCGGGCCGCTCGCGCATGCCGCTGCCGATCCGGGGCGGGCGGATCGGCGCGTCGCTGGCGGCGCGGGCATACCGGCTCGACCTGCACGACCATCTGCTCTTCCCCGGCCTGATCAACGCGCACGAGCATCTGCACGTCAACACGGTGCCGCCGCTGCCAGCCCGCGCGCCATTCCCGAACAGCTACGCCTGGATCGCCGCGTTCCGGGCGCACTTCGAGGAGCCGGCGGTGATCGCCGCGCTGCGGGTGCCGAAGGCGCTGCGGCTGCGCCACGGGGCACTGAAGAACCTGCTTGCCGGCACCACCTGCGTGGCGCATCACGACCCCTGGCACCCGGCGCTCGACGAGCCGGATTTCCCGGTCGCCGTGCTGCGCGACTACGGCTGGAGCTATGCGCTGGGCTGGCCCGATTACGGCCCGCCGGCGCAGTCGAGCTTCGCCGCCACGCCTGTCGACCGGCCCTGGCTGATCCATCTGGCCGAAGGCACCGACGCGATCGCGCAGGCGGAACTGGCCCGGCTCGACGAGATGGGTTGCCTGGCGGCGAACAGCGTGCTGATCCACGGTGTCGGCCTGCGCGAGCACGACGTCGACCGGGTGATCGAGCGCGGCGCGGCGGTGGTCTGGTGTCCGACCAGCAACCGCAACCTGCTCGGGCGCTCGCTGGACCCGCGGCGCCTGTGCGCGGCCGGCCGGCTCGCGCTGGGCAGCGACTCGCGGCTCAGCGGTGCGCGCGACCTGCTCGACGAAATGCGCGGCATCGTCGCCCGCGGCGAGCTGGGCGCCGGGCCGTTGCTGGACCTGGTCACCAGCCAGGCCGCGCGCATTCTGCGGCTGCCCTCCGGCGGCAGCCTGGCGCCGGGCGCGCTGGCGGACCTGGTGATCGTCGAGGACCGCGGCGGCGACGAGCGCTGCGGCCTGGTCGGCATCGAGCGCAGCCGGATCCGGGCGGTGGTGCGCCACGGCGTGCCGCGCATCGCCGATCCGGATTTCGCCGAATGGTTCGACGTCGCCGGCATGGACGCGGTGCCGGTGACGCTGGACGGCAGACCGAAACTGCTGGCCAGGCCGCTGGCCGACCCCGCGCTGGTGGCGCTCGAACCGGGGCTCGAACTGGCCGCCGCGCACCGCGCGCACGACCTCGCCATGGAGGCCGGCCAGTCGTGA
- a CDS encoding class I SAM-dependent methyltransferase, with translation MLLPAEAYALWAASYPAHAHNPVMQAEERAMLGLMPATLHGQAVLDVGCGSGRYMLHALRRGAARVIGVDLSSPMLARAGVELAAWQAAADIDLVQGSLEALPVPDARASLTVCGLVVGHLDDLQHALAELCRVTRPGGTLLCSDVHPIGDALGWLRDFKSDGRHYAVRHTRHLYGHWHAACAALGLRIEQVLEPMLDPADIPAGARFDRAALAVPVALVFRLRREP, from the coding sequence ATGCTGCTGCCGGCCGAGGCGTATGCCTTGTGGGCAGCCAGTTACCCCGCGCATGCGCACAACCCGGTGATGCAGGCGGAGGAGCGCGCCATGCTCGGGCTGATGCCGGCCACGCTGCATGGGCAGGCCGTGCTCGATGTCGGTTGCGGCAGCGGACGCTACATGCTGCATGCGCTGCGCCGTGGTGCGGCGCGCGTGATCGGCGTGGATCTGTCGTCGCCGATGCTCGCGCGCGCCGGCGTCGAGCTGGCCGCCTGGCAGGCCGCCGCGGACATCGACCTGGTGCAGGGCAGCCTCGAAGCGCTGCCGGTGCCGGATGCGCGGGCGAGCCTGACCGTGTGCGGCCTGGTCGTCGGCCATCTCGACGACCTGCAGCACGCGCTGGCCGAGCTGTGCCGGGTGACCCGGCCCGGCGGCACGCTGCTGTGCAGCGACGTGCATCCGATCGGAGATGCGCTGGGCTGGCTGCGCGACTTCAAGTCGGACGGCCGGCACTACGCCGTGCGGCACACGCGGCACCTGTACGGCCACTGGCACGCGGCCTGCGCCGCGCTCGGACTGCGCATCGAGCAGGTGCTGGAGCCGATGCTCGACCCGGCCGACATTCCCGCCGGTGCGCGTTTCGACCGCGCCGCGCTGGCGGTTCCCGTGGCGCTGGTGTTCCGGCTGCGGCGCGAGCCGTGA
- a CDS encoding B12-binding domain-containing radical SAM protein, with translation MTDAARTLLINPTITSRRSARFPLSLLHLAAALERSGNDSRIIDGNVDRDFVNDALRALEEGAFDAVGVSVMGGPQLAPAIAVSSVIRARFPAVPIVWGGYFPTLNPDAALAAPYVDYAVRGQAGETLPELIAALGGRAEAKLAAIGGLSWKQGGAVVHNPNRRFTLADHGRVLPYDKLGDPRRYLARTYLGRRTVAHQASVGCRFRCTFCGVAAMFGGTTVLPAAQQLERDLGYLKHTLGADSVQYFDNNFFDRERDMLPLLEVMARFEMPWWCFARADALLNLSEQAWKLVRKSRLRMAYIGAESPNGQMLKEIRKGTRPDQTMAVVELCRRHGVIPELSFMVAPPENTAEETEHTFEFIRALKRVNPQSEVVIYVYTPLPENSRHEQDRARRPAKPLFGLDGEPVAFPTTPEEWAQPRWVDYTCHADAPWLDDRLRRRIRDFVTVLRCRFPTVQDLRSPPWAKRSLSAMALWRYRYGRYDRPWELELANRLVRLRMPQVSGL, from the coding sequence ATGACCGATGCGGCACGCACGCTGTTGATCAACCCGACCATCACCTCGCGGCGCAGCGCGCGCTTCCCGTTGTCCCTGCTGCACCTGGCGGCCGCGCTGGAGCGCAGCGGCAACGACAGCCGGATCATCGACGGCAACGTCGACCGCGATTTCGTCAACGACGCCCTGCGCGCGCTGGAGGAGGGCGCCTTCGATGCGGTCGGCGTCAGCGTCATGGGCGGTCCGCAGCTGGCGCCGGCGATCGCCGTCTCCAGCGTGATCCGCGCACGCTTTCCAGCGGTGCCGATCGTCTGGGGCGGCTATTTCCCCACGCTCAACCCGGACGCGGCGCTGGCCGCGCCCTACGTCGACTACGCGGTGCGCGGGCAGGCCGGGGAGACCCTGCCGGAGCTGATCGCCGCGCTGGGCGGCAGGGCCGAGGCGAAGCTGGCGGCCATCGGCGGGCTGTCGTGGAAGCAGGGCGGCGCGGTCGTGCACAACCCGAACCGCCGTTTCACCCTGGCCGACCACGGCCGGGTGCTGCCCTACGACAAGCTCGGCGACCCGCGGCGCTACCTGGCGCGCACCTATCTCGGCCGCCGCACCGTGGCGCACCAGGCGTCGGTCGGCTGCCGCTTCCGCTGCACCTTCTGCGGCGTGGCCGCGATGTTCGGCGGCACCACCGTGCTGCCGGCGGCGCAGCAGCTCGAACGCGATCTGGGCTACCTCAAGCACACGCTGGGCGCGGACTCGGTGCAGTACTTCGACAACAATTTCTTCGATCGCGAGCGGGACATGCTGCCGCTGCTCGAAGTGATGGCCCGGTTCGAGATGCCGTGGTGGTGCTTTGCCCGCGCCGACGCCCTGCTCAACCTGTCGGAACAGGCGTGGAAGCTGGTGCGCAAGAGCCGGCTGCGGATGGCGTACATCGGCGCGGAGTCGCCCAACGGGCAGATGCTCAAGGAGATCCGCAAGGGCACGCGGCCGGACCAGACCATGGCGGTGGTGGAGTTGTGCCGCCGCCACGGCGTGATCCCCGAGCTGTCCTTCATGGTCGCGCCGCCGGAGAACACGGCCGAGGAGACCGAGCACACCTTCGAGTTCATCCGCGCGCTGAAGCGGGTCAATCCGCAGTCGGAGGTCGTCATCTACGTCTACACGCCGCTGCCGGAAAACAGCCGGCACGAGCAGGACCGCGCGCGGCGTCCGGCGAAACCGCTGTTCGGTCTCGACGGCGAACCGGTGGCGTTTCCGACCACGCCGGAGGAGTGGGCGCAGCCGCGCTGGGTCGACTACACCTGCCATGCCGACGCGCCCTGGCTCGACGACCGGCTGCGCCGGCGCATCCGGGATTTCGTCACCGTGCTGCGCTGCCGCTTTCCCACCGTGCAGGACCTGCGCTCGCCGCCGTGGGCCAAGCGCAGCCTGAGCGCGATGGCGCTCTGGCGCTACCGCTACGGCAGGTACGACCGGCCGTGGGAACTGGAGCTGGCCAACCGGCTGGTGCGCCTGCGCATGCCGCAGGTCTCGGGCCTCTAG